The Candidatus Methylomirabilota bacterium genome contains the following window.
GGACACGGCACGACCGTCGCGCCGGTCGCGGCGAGGCGCTCGCGCGCTTCGGCGGGCGCGCCCCCGCCCACGGCGATGAGGACGCGGCGCGGGTCGCCGGCGCGGATCAGTCGAGCCCCGGGGGGCGTGCGGGCGCCGGTGTCGAGCACGACCCGGTAGGGCTCGCGGGGCCAGGGACGCGCCAGGCGCACCGTGAGCTCCGGGTCGTCGCGGAGGACGGTCGTGACGCCGACGACGATCGCGTCGGCCTCGCTGCGGAGCCGGTGGGCGTGGGCGCGCGCCGGCTCACCCGAGATCCAGCGCGAGGCCCCCGAGGCGTCGGCGATCTTCCCGTCGAGGGTCATCCCCGCCTTGAGCGTCACGTGCGGCCGGCGCTCGGTCACGGCGGTGAGGAACACGCGGTTCTGGCTCGTCGCCTCCGCCGCGAGCACCCCGTACACGACCTCGATCCCCGCGCCGCGGAGGATCTCGAAGCCCCGCCCCGCGACGAGCGGGTTCGGGTCGCCGATCGCCGCCACCACGCGCGCGATCGCGGCCTCGACGACCGCCGACGCGCACGGGGGCGTCCGCCCCCGGTGGGCGCACGGCTCGAGCGTGACGTAGAGTGTGGCGCCGCGCGCCCGTGGGCCCGCCGCGGCAAGCGCCTCGACCTCGGCATGTGGGCCTCCGGCGCGCAGGTGGACGCCCTCGCCGGCGATCTCTCCCGACGGGGTCACGACGACGGCGCCGACCATCGGGTTCGGCGACGTGAGCCCGCGGCCGCGCTCGGCGAGCTCGAGTGCGCGCCGCATGAAGCGCTCGTCGGGCGCGCTCACGACGGCGGCACCAGCTCGTCCACGAAGGCCTCGGCCTCGAAGGTCTGGAGGTCCTCGACGCGCTCGCCGACGCCGATCAGCTTGACCGGGATCCGGAGCTCGCGGACGATCCGGACGACGATCCCGCCCTTGGCGGTGCCGTCGAGCTTCGTCAGCGCCACGCCCGAGAGCCCGATCGCCTCGTGGAACACGCGGGCCTGGGCAAAGCCGTTCTGCCCCGTCGGCGCATCCAGCACCATCAGCGACTCGTGGGGCGCCCCCGGCAGCTGGCGCGCGATGACGCGCTTGAGCTTCGCGAGCTCCTCCATGAGATTCGACTTCGTGTGGAGGCGTCCCGCGGTGTCCACGATGAGCGCGTCGGCGCCGCGCGCCGCCGCCGCCTTCACCGCGTCGAAGACGACCGCCGCGGGGTCGGAGCCCGCGGCCTGGTGGATCACTTCGACACCGATGCGCTCGCCCCAGCGCTCGAGCTGCTCGATCGCGGCGGCGCGGAACGTGTCGGCCGCCGCCAGGAGGACGTGCCTCCCGGAGCCCTTGAGCGCGGCGGCGAGCTTCGCCGCCGTCGTCGTCTTGCCCGCGCCGTTCACGCCGAGCATGAGGACGACGGCCGGCCGGTGGTCGAGGCTCAGGGGCTGGGCCGCCGCGGCGAGCGTGTCGAGGAGAAAGCGGCGGAACAGCGGGCGCAGCTGGTCCGCGCGGGTGACCGTCCCGAACATGACCTCCTCGCGCGCGCGGTTCGTGAAGTCGGCCGCGAGGGCGGCGCCCAGGTCGGCCGCGATCAGGAGCTCCTCGAGCTCCGCGTAGAGCGTCTCGTCGATCGGCCGCTCGGGTGCCAGGACCGCGCCGAGGCCGCCCGCCAGGTACTCCTGGGAGCGCCGGAGCCCCTCGCGCAGGCGCGCGCCCAGACCGGAGAGGAAGGTCACGGGACGTCCGCGGGCAGGACCAGCCGCTCGATCACCGCGCCGCTCGGGCCGAGCCGGGGCACGGGCCGCCCGTTCAGCTCGAACGCGACGCCGCCGGCGTTGCCGATCGTGAGGATGAACGGCCGGTTGGACACCCACTCGCGGGTCTCGCCCGCGGGGATATTCTCCTCGCTCGTGCGGCCGTCCTGCGTGCGCACGCGGATCCACGTGAGCTCTGAGGTCCGCGCCACGAGCCGGTAGAGCGACGTGACGCCGGCGATCTGGGGCGGCGCCCCGGTCGAGGCCCCGGCGGGAGGCCCGGGCATGGCGGGCGCCGGGACCGGGCGGGGTGTCTCGGCGGCCGGCCGCGCTTCGACGTCGGGCGCGGGCCTGGGCTCCGGGGCGCGCGCGGCCGCGCGCTCCTCCCTTCGGGGCTCGCGCGCGGGCTGGAGCCAGAGCGTGACGGTGAACAGCGCGACGCCGAGCACGACGAGCAGCACGAACCCTGCGAGCACGGCGCTGCGGCTCCGGGTCTCGGCCGTCTCTCGGCGCCGGGCGGCTTCCGCGGTGGCGGCCGCCCCCGCCGGGCGCGCGTGGGGCTCTGGCGTCGTCTTGGTCTCGGGCGCGTCCACGGCGCGGCCGTCGTAGATGGCGAACGCTTCGTCCGGCGCGACGCCTAGCGTCTGGCAGTACGCGCGGATGAAGCCCCTCGTGAAGACCGGGGCCGGGAGGGCTTCGAAGTCGTCGGCCTCAAGCGCCTCCAGGTAGCTGGTCAAGACCCGGGTGGAGCGGGAGATCTCCTCGAGGGAAACCCCTCGCCGGGTGCGCAGCTCACGGAGATAGGAGCCGACGGACGGCATAGCCCTGACGCCGCCGAGTCTAGCTCATTTCCCCTGCGACTTCACCTACTTACTGAGCGTTCAGGTTGACCGACACGAGTTTGGAGAGCCCGGGCTCCTCCATGGTGACGCCGTACAGGACGTCGGCGGCTTCCATGGTCTTGCGGTTGTGGGTGATGACGAGGAACTGCGTCTGGCTCGTCAGCTCACGGAGCACTTTGAGGAAGCGGTGGATGTTGGCGTCGTCGAGCGGCGCATCCACCTCGTCCAGCACGCAGAAGGGGCTCGGTCTGAAGTAGAAGATGGCGAAGAGCAGGGCGAGCCCGGTGAGCGCACGCTCGCCACCGGACAGGAGCGTCACGGACTGCAGCCGCTTGCCGCGCGGCTGGGCCATCAGATCCACGCCCGTGTCGAGCGGGTCGCCGCCCTCTTCGGCCTCCACGAGCCGCAGCTCGGCACGCCCGCCCTCGAACAGCCGCTCGAAGATCCCCTGGAAGTGGCGGTTGATCTCCTCGAAGGCCTGGGCGAAGCGCTCCTGCGCGCTCCGGGTCATCCCGCGGAGCGCCTTCTCGAGGTCCTTGATCGACCCGACGAGGTCGTCGTGCTGGGTCCGGAGGAACGTGAGACGCTCGTCGAGCTCGCGGTACTCGTCGTCGGCGACGAGGTTCACCGGGCCGATGGCCGCGAGGCGCTCCTCGAGCTCCGCCACGCGCTCGCGCACGCCCGTGAGGTCACGCGCCGGATCGTGACCCGCACGGAGCCCGGCCTCGTCGACCCCGTAGGCACGCCACGCGTCCTGCCCGAGCTCCTCGCGGCGGATGCGGCACTCGGTCGCGGCCAGGTCGAGCTCGTGGACGCTCGAGATCAGCCGCCCGATCGCGCCCTCGACGCCGCGCGTCTCGCCTTCCAGCCCGCGCAGCTCGGCGGCGAGCTGCTCGTGCTGCTCGGCCGCGAGCCGCGTCTCGCCCTCCATCCGGTCGCGCTCGATCGCGACGTCGCGCGCGCCCGCGTCCGTGCGCTCGCGCTCCTCGGCGAGCCAGGCGCGCCGGTCGTGGAGCTGGCCCTGCCGCCGCCGGGCCTGCTCGAGCCGCTCGGCGAGGTCGCGCTCCATGTCGCCAAGGCGCTGGAGCTCGCGGCCGAGCGCGTCCACGCGCTCCGTCGCCCCGGCGAGCTCCACGCGGCACGCCGTGAGCTCGCCGCCGAGCGTCGCCTCCTGCACCTGCGCGGCGTCGATCGCCGCGCGGCTCCGCGCCATCGCGGCCTCGTGGGCCGCCTCGGCCTCGCGCGCGAGCTCGACGCGCTGGCCCAGCTGGCCGAGCGTCCGCGCGGTTTCCTCCGTCTCGAGCTCCACCTGCCGCGACTCCGCGCGGACCGTCTCGAGGTGGCGCTGGACGCGCTCGTGCTCGCGCGCCGCCTGCTCCAGGTCCTTCTCGCTCGCGAGACACTGCGCCCGACGGGTGTGGACCGCCTGGTCGAGCCGCGCGGCGTGCTCGCGGGCCGCCGTGACTTCTTCGGCGAGCGCCGCCACGGCCGTCTGCGCCTGAGCCTCGCCCGCCGCGAGCCGCCGCACCTCGTCGTCGAGCTCGCGGAGCCGGCGCTTGCGCGCAAGCAGCGAATGCTGGACTCCGGACGCCGGGGTCTCGCCGCCGCCGTGCAGGCGGCCCGTCGGCCCCAGGACCTCGCCCGAGGGAGTGACGTAGATCGCCACCACGCCGTTGCGGCGCCAGAGGGCCTCCGCGCGGTCCAGGTGCTCGACGATCGCGACGGGCCCGAGGAGGTGGTGCACCAAGCTCGCGCTGGGCGCGGCGACGCTCCCCGCCGCCCAGCGCACGCCCGACTCGTCGGCGGGCGTGCCCGCGGGCGACGGCAGGTGCTCGAGCGGGAGGAACGTGGCGGCGCCGAGCGAGCGCTCGCGCAGATAGTCGACCGCGGCGCGGGCGTCGGCGAAGCGCTCGACGACCACCCACTGGACCCGCTCGCCCAGGGCCGCCTCGATCGCGCGCTCCATCCCCGGCGGAACCTCCAGGAGGTCCGCGACCGTGCCGACCACCCCCGCGAGACCGCTGGCGCGCCCCTCGCCGAAGACGGCGCGCACGCCGGCGCCGTAGCCCTCGCGCTGGCGCTCGAGCTCGGCCAGCGCCTCGAGGCTCGACCGCCGGGCCGCGAGCGCGAGGCGCGTGTCCGCGAGCCCGCCCTCGGCCTCGGCGAGGCGCCGGGCCGCGCCCTCGAGGCGCGCGGCGAGCTGCCGGCGCTCGCCCTCGAGCGCGCCGAGCTCGGTCTGGGCCAGGTCGTGCGCCTCGACGAAGCGGGCGCGCTGCGCGTGCAACCGTCCGGCCTCCGCCTCGACCTCGGTCAACTCCTGGGCGAGGCGCTCGGCCCGACGCCCGAGCTGCGCCTCGCGCTCGCGGAGCTCGCCTGCCTGGCGCATGAGGTCGACGCGCTCGCCGGCGAGCCGCGCCTGCTCGAGTCGAAGCGCCTCGGCGCGGTCGCGCTCGGAGGCGAGGGCCGCGCGAAGCCGCTCGAGGCGCCCCGCGAGGTCGTCCGCCGCCCGGTCGCGCTCCTCCGCCTGGCGGGTCGCCTCCGCGAGCCCCGCGTGGCCGGCGTCGCGCTCGGCCAGCACCGTCTCGCGCCGCTCCGCCGTGACCCGGAGCTCCTCGGCAACCCGCACCGCCTCCTCCGCGAGCTCGCGGAGCTGCAGGCCCATCTGCTCGCGGCGCTCGAGGAGCCGCTCGAGCTCGCCCTGGACCTTCTGGACCGACTGCCGCAGGTCGGCGAGCCGGTGGTCGCTCGCCTGGAGGAGCTCGCGCTGGCGCGCCTCCCGCGCGGCGAGCCCCGCGCTCCGCGTCCGGAGAACCTGCTCCTCGTCGCGCAGCCGCCCGATCTCGCCCGCGAGCCGCTCGCCCTCGGCGACGCGCGCCATCCAGTCGGCCGCCGCGAGCGCCAGCGCCAGGTCGCGCTTCTCGGTCTGCAGCGCCTTGTACTGTTGCGCCTTCTTCGCCTGGCGCTCGAGCGAGCCGAGCTGCCGCTTCACCTCGTCCATCACGTCCCGGACGCGCACGAGGTTCTGGCGGGCGGCGTCGAGCTTGCCCTGCGTCTCGTTCCGCTGCTGCTTGTAGCGCGCGACGCCCGCCGCCTCCTCGATGAAGATGCGGCGCTCGTGGGGCTTGGCGGTGAGGACGTGGTTCAGCTTGTCCTGGTCCATCACCGAGTAGGCGCGGGGGTTCGCGCCCGTGCCGGCGAAGAGGTCGAGGATGTCCCGCAGGCGCGCGAGGTTCCGGTTGAGGAGATACTCGCTCTCGCCCGTCCGGTAGAGGCGGCGGGCGACCGCGACCTCGGTCCATGGCACGCTGAGCACGCCGTCGTTCCCGAACATGAGCTCGACCTCGGCGAGCCCGACGGGCTTGCGCGAGGCGGAGCCGTAGAAGATCACGTCCTCCATCCGCTGTCCGCGCAGCGACTTGGCGCTCTGCTCGCCGAGGGCCCAGCGCACCGCCTCGGAGATGTTGCTCTTCCCGCAGCCGTTCGGCCCGACGACGCCCGTGATCCCGGGCAGCACTTTCACCACGGTCTTCTCGCCGAACGACTTGAACCCGTGCAGGGTGATCGATTCGAGGCGCATAAAGTTTATGTAGCACGTACGAGGCCTTACGCCCAAAAGAATTGTACCAGCGCTGGGGGGCCCGGCCGGGGCCGGACCCCAGATGTCGAGGCTCGGCCGCGGGGCGTGACCCCAGGTCCCGAGTGCTCCGGATCGCCCTGGTGGCGCGATGATCGTGGCGCGGACGCGGGGCGCCGGCGGGGCGAAGGGTGAGGCGCGGACCGGGATGCGTTTCCGGGGGACGGGTGAAGCGTGCGGCACGAGCGCGGGATCGTGATTCTCCTGTGCGCTCGCGCGGCCCTTCTGGCACGACCTGATGGCGACCTACTAGCGCGGCGAATACCCGTGGCACGGCGTGACGACGTCGTTCACGGCTCTCGACATCTGATGTTCCGGCTCCTCCGCGTTGTTCCTCGCGCTGGCGGCCTCGAGAGCGTGGCGCGCCCGAGCTCACGCAGCAGGTGCTCTCCTCGGCCTCGGCTTCGCCAGCTTCGTCGCGGCCGTGGGCGTCCTCCTCGCGCTGTCGGTGGTGTTTCGGTTCAGCGATCTCGAGTCGATGCGCCCCTCACCCGGCTACCCGTTCTTCTCCAACGGTCGGTTGATCGGGGGTACGCTCGTGCCCTTCGCGACGCTCTATCTCGCGGGGCTCGGCGCCGTGACGCGACGGCCCCTCGTCGTGGTCATCGCTCTCGCGCCGGCGCTCACCGTCGCCGAATTCGTGCTCTCCGTCGACGTGTTCCGCAGCCGCTACAACTGGTTCCACCTCGTCGCCGCGGCGACGGCTCTCTGAGGCGGGTCCCGCCGCCGACCACTACTGCTTCAGGTAGCAGCACTTCTTGTACTTCTTGCCCGACCCGCACGGGCACGGATCGTTGCGCCCGACCTTCTCGCCCGCCGCGGTCCGCACCGGAGCCTGCGGGCGGGCCGCCCCCACGGGGGCGCGGCCGGGCTCCTGCGGCATCTCGCCGCGGGACTCCCGCGCGTCGGCCCACGCCGTCAGCGCGGGAAGCTCCATCGGCGCGTCGCGGACGACCTGGACCTTGAAGAGGCGCTCGACGACGGCGGCTTTCACGCGCTCGACCATGTCCTGGAAGAGCTCGAACGCCTCCTTCTTGTACTCGGTCAGCGGATCGCGCTGGCCGTAGCCGCGGAGGCCGATCCCCTCCTTCAGGTGGTCGATGGAGAGCAGGTGGTCCTTCCATTGCTGGTCGATGACGATCATCATCTCGTGGCGCTCGAGCGCCCGCAGCAGGTCCGGCCCGAGCTCGCGCTCGCGGGCCGCGTAACGTTCGCGCACCGCTTCCGCGACCAGCTCGTCGAGCCCGTCGCGGGAGGTGACCTCCGCGTAGCGCGCGGGCGGGATGCGGACGTCGAACTGGCGGTAGAGTGCCTCGCCGAGCGCCGCGAGGTCCCAGTCCTCGGAGTGGGCATCCCGCGCCGCGTAAGCGTCGAGCGCGCCGACCGCGACGTCCTCGATCCAGTCCGCGACGGTGTCCGCCTGGCTTTCGCCGTCGAGGATCTGCCGCCGCATCCCGTAGATGATCTCGCGCTGTTTGTTCATCACGTCGTCGTACTCGAGGAGGTGCTTGCGGATCTCGTAGTGGTGCGTCTCGACGCGCTTCTGCGCCGTCGCGATCGCGCGCGTCACGAGCCGGTGCTCGATCGGCTCACCCTCCTGCATGCCGAGCCGCTCCATGATCGTCTGGATCCGCTGCGAGCCGAAGATCCTGAGCAGGTCGTCCTCGAGCGAGAGGTAGAACCGGGACGAGCCCGGATCGCCCTGCCGGCCCGAGCGGCCGCGGAGCTGGTTGTCCACGCGCCGCGCCTCGTGGCGCTCGGTGCCGACGATGTGCAGGCCGCCGACGGCCACCACGCGCCCATGCTCGGGCTCCGTGATGCGCGACGCCTCCTCGAACGCCGTCCGCCGGTCCGCCTCCGACGCGGTCACCGGCTCGAGCCCTCTCTTCCGGAGGATCTCCTTCGCGAGGAAGTCGGGATTGCCGCCGAGCAGGATGTCGGTGCCGCGCCCGGCCATGTTCGTGGCGATCGTCACCGCGCCCTCGCGGCCCGCCTGGGCGACGATCTCGGCCTCGCGCTCGTGGTACTTCGCGTTCAGCACCTCGTGACGGACGCCGCGCTTCTTCAGGAGCTTCGAGAGCTGCTCGGACTTCTCGATCGAGACGGTGCCGACGAGGATCGGCTGACCCTTCGCGCTCCGCTCGATGATGTCTTCGGTCACCGCGTTGAACTTCTCGCGCTCGGTCTTGTAGACGACGTCCGGGTGGTTGAGCCGGATGAGCGTGCGGTTCGTCGGGATCACGGTGACGTCGAGCTTGTAGATCTTCCCGAACTCCTCGGCCTCCGTCTCGGCCGTGCCGGTCATGCCCGCGAGCTTCTCGTACATGCGGAAGTAGTTCTGGAAGGTGATCGTCGCGAGCGTCTGGTTTTCGCGCTCGATCCGCACGCCCTCCTTCGCCTCGACCGCCTGGTGGAGGCCGTCCGACCACCGCCGGCCCGGCATCAGGCGCCCCGTGAACTCGTCGACGATGAGCACCTGCCCGTCCTTCACCATGTAATCCACGTCGCGCCGGAACAGCGCGTGGGCGCGGAGCGCCTGCTGGATGTGGTGGAGGAGGTTGATGTGCTTCGGGTCGTAGAGGTTGTCGACGTTGAGGAGCCGCTCGCAGGTCGCGATCCCCTCCTCGGTCAGCGCCACGGCGCGCGCCTTCTCGTCCACGATGAAGTCGCCCGCCTTCTGCTCCTCGATCTCGGACAGCTTGCCCTCGACGATCGTGGCCGCGCGCTTGAGCTTCGGGATCACACGGTCGATCTTGAAGTAGAGGTCCGTCGACTCGTCGGCGGGCCCCGAGATGATCAGCGGCGTCCGCGCCTCGTCGATCAGGATCGAGTCCACCTCGTCCACGATCGCGTAGTGGAGCTCGCGCTGGACGAGCTCGTCGAGCGTGAAGCGCATGTTGTCGCGGAGGTAGTCGAAGCCGAACTCGTTGTTCGTGCCGTACGTGATGTCGGCGCGGTACGCCTCCTGGCGCGTGCAGGGCCGGAGCGTGGTCAGCCGGGCGTCCGAGCTCACGTAGGCCGGGTCGTACAAAAAGGAGGCCTCGTGCTGGATCACGCCGACGGAGAGGCCGAGCGCGTGGAAGATGGGCCCCATCCACTGCGCGTCGCGCTTGGCGAGGTAGTCGTTGACGGTGACGATGTGGACGCCGCGCCCGGTGAGCCCGTTGAGGTACGCGGGCAGCGTCGCGACGAGCGTCTTGCCCTCGCCCGTCGCCATCTCGGCGATCTTCCCGGCGTGGAGCACCATGCCGCCGATGAGCTGGACGTCGAAGTGGCGCATCCGGACGGTCCGTCGCGCGGCCTCGCGGCAGACGGCGAACGCCTCGGGCAGGAGCTCGTCGAGCGGCTCGCCGTCGGTGAGGCGCTTGCGGAATTCGTCGGACCTCGCGCGCAGCCCGGCGGCGTCGAGCGCCTGCGCCGCCGGCTCGAGCGCGTTGATCGCCTGGACCGCGGGCTGCATGCGCTTGACGTCGCGCTCGTGCTTGGTGCCGAAGATCGCCCGGAGGACGGCCTCGATCATCTCGATTGATTATGGCACACGCGCGTGGCCCGGAGCGATTTCAGCGCCCGCCGCTCGCGGCGCCGAGCAGCTCACGCGCGTGGCCGCGCGCGGTGTCCGTGACTCGCGCGCCGCCCAGCATCCGCGCGACCTCCTCGACGCGCGCCTCGCCCGCGAGGAGCTCGGCGCTCACGCGGGTGCGGCCCGCCCGCACGCTCTTGGCGACGCGCAGGTGGTGATGCGCGCGCGCCGCGATCGGCGCCAGGTGGGTCACGCAGAGGACCTGTCGCCCCTCCGCGGCGCCGGCGAGCTTCTGCGCCACCACGGCGGCGACCCGCCCGCCGATGCCCGCGTCCACCTCGTCGAAGACCATCGTGGGCACGCGGTCGGCCTTGGCCAGCACCGTCTTGAGCGCGAGCATCGCGCGCGAGAGCTCGCCGCCGGACGCCACGCGCGCGAGCGGGCGGAGCTCCTCGCCCGGGTTCGTCGAGAGCCGGAACTCCGCGCGGTCGAGGCCGCGCGGCGAGACATCGTCCAGGGCACCGCGCTCGAGGGCGATCCGGAACACCGCGCGCTCCATCCCGAGGGCGCGCAGCTCGCGCTCGACCTGGGGCGCCAGGCGCTCGCCCGCGGCGCTGCGACGCTCGGAGAGCTCGTCGGCGGCCTCGGCGAGCTCGGCGTGCAGCTCGGCCAGGAGCCGCTCCTGCTCCGCCAGGATCTCCTCGTGACGCCCGAGGCGGTCGAGCTCGGCCGCCGCCCGGTCGCGGAATGCAAGCATCGCCTGCTCCGTGTCGCCGTACTTGCGCTTGAGCCGCGTCAGCGCGTCCAGGCGCTCGTCGACCGCCTCGAGCCGCCCGGGCTCCACGCTCACGGCGTCGCGGAGCGCCCTGATCCGTGCGAGCGCCTCGTCGAGCTGGATGGCGGCCGCGTCGAGCGTCTCCACGGGCCCGGTGAAGGCGGGGTCGAGGCGCCCGAGGTCGGTGAGGAGCCGCGCGGCCCGATGGATGCGCGCCGCCGCCGAGCCCTCGTCGTCCGCCAAAAGCGCGGCGGCCTCGACGATCCCGGCGAGCAGGCGCTCCGCGTGCTGGGCGCGGCGCCGCTCCCCGCGCAGCTCCTCCTCCTCGCCGGGCCGGAGGCGGGCGCCATCGAGCTCGGAGACCTGGAAGCGCAGCTGGTCCTCGCGCTGCGCCCGGTCCCGCTCCGCCGCGCGCGTGCGCTCGACCGCCTCGCGGGCCGCCCGGTACTTCGCGACGAGGGAGGCGACGCGCTCGCGGAGGTCCTCGGCGTCGGCGAACCGATCGAGCAGCTCGAGCTGGCGCGCGGGCTCGAGGAGCCGCTGGTGCTCGTGCTGGCCGTGGACCTCGACGAGGTGGTCGCCGAGCCGCTCGAGCAGCGCCACGGTCACCGGCGAGTCGTTGACGAAGGCCCGGTGGCGGCCCCCGCGCGCGAGCTCGCGGCGCACGACGAGCTGGCCGTCCTCGAGGGCCAGCCCCGCCTCGTCCAGGACGTCCGCCACCGGGCCGCGGGGCTCGGCGTCGAAGACCGCCTCCACGGTGGCGGTCTCGGCGTCGGTGCGGATCACGTCGGTCTGGGCGCGGGCGCCCCGCACGAGGAGGATCGCGTCGATCAGCATGGACTTGCCGGCCCCGGTCTCGCCGCTCAGGACGTTCAGGCCGGGGCCGAACGGCGCCGTGACGGACTCGATCACGGCGAAGTTCCGGATGCGCAGCTCGCGCAGCATCGGAATGGATGCTAGGTCAGTCGGCCGGACCGCTCAAGCGGTATCCGGGGCGATACGCCGCTACCGCTCCCCCCACTTCAGCTTCGTCCGGAGCACGGAGAAGAACCCCTTCTGCGGGAAGCGGAGGAGCCGGATGCGCGCGCCGCCCTTCACGACTTCCACCGTGTCGTGCACCTTGAGGTGCACCCCGAGCTGGCCGTCCACCGTGGCCATCACCTCCTGGTCGGCCAGCAGGGTGACCTCGACGCGGAGGCCGCCCGGGACGACGATCGGCCGGTTCGTCAGCGTGTGCGAGCAGATCGGCGTCAGCACCAGCGCGTCCATCGTCGGGAAGAGGATCGGGCCGCCGGCCGACAGGCTGTACGCGGTCGAGCCCGTCGGGGTCGAGATGATGAGTCCGTCGGCGCGGTACGCGGTCGCGTGCTGGCCCTCGACCGAGACGGCGAGGTCGATGATCCGGCTCACCGCGGACTTGGTGATGACGACGTCGTTCAGCGCCGCGTACTCGCACAGCCGCTGGCCGCCGCGCAGGACGCGGACGGTGAGCATCATGCGCTCGTCCACCGCCATCCGCCCGGCGAGGACCGCCTCGAGCGCGGGGAGCATCTCGTCGAGGGTCGTCGCGGTGAGGAACCCGAGCCCGCCCAGATTCACCCCGAGCAGCGGCACGCCGAGGTCGCCCACCGCGCGCGCCATCGAGAGCAGCGTGCCGTCCCCGCCGAGCACCACGAGCAGGTCCACCTGCGCCGGGAGCTCGG
Protein-coding sequences here:
- the recN gene encoding DNA repair protein RecN, whose protein sequence is MLRELRIRNFAVIESVTAPFGPGLNVLSGETGAGKSMLIDAILLVRGARAQTDVIRTDAETATVEAVFDAEPRGPVADVLDEAGLALEDGQLVVRRELARGGRHRAFVNDSPVTVALLERLGDHLVEVHGQHEHQRLLEPARQLELLDRFADAEDLRERVASLVAKYRAAREAVERTRAAERDRAQREDQLRFQVSELDGARLRPGEEEELRGERRRAQHAERLLAGIVEAAALLADDEGSAAARIHRAARLLTDLGRLDPAFTGPVETLDAAAIQLDEALARIRALRDAVSVEPGRLEAVDERLDALTRLKRKYGDTEQAMLAFRDRAAAELDRLGRHEEILAEQERLLAELHAELAEAADELSERRSAAGERLAPQVERELRALGMERAVFRIALERGALDDVSPRGLDRAEFRLSTNPGEELRPLARVASGGELSRAMLALKTVLAKADRVPTMVFDEVDAGIGGRVAAVVAQKLAGAAEGRQVLCVTHLAPIAARAHHHLRVAKSVRAGRTRVSAELLAGEARVEEVARMLGGARVTDTARGHARELLGAASGGR
- a CDS encoding NAD(+)/NADH kinase, which translates into the protein MKRVGIVAKPGATEARGVVTELLAWLAARGLAAVLEKETAALVPAATVPSVGKAELPAQVDLLVVLGGDGTLLSMARAVGDLGVPLLGVNLGGLGFLTATTLDEMLPALEAVLAGRMAVDERMMLTVRVLRGGQRLCEYAALNDVVITKSAVSRIIDLAVSVEGQHATAYRADGLIISTPTGSTAYSLSAGGPILFPTMDALVLTPICSHTLTNRPIVVPGGLRVEVTLLADQEVMATVDGQLGVHLKVHDTVEVVKGGARIRLLRFPQKGFFSVLRTKLKWGER